GCAATGGCTCGCCGAGCTATGAAAAAGCCTATCAGACTCTCGCCGCACGTTTCCCCCGGAAGGTCGCTGTTAAAATCGGTTTCGACCAGGGGCTGTCGCATCGGATTGAAGCTGGCTGCGATTTTTATCTCATGCCCTCAAGGTTCGAGCCGTGCGGGTTGAATCAGATGTACAGCCTTCGTTACGGCACCATTCCCATTGTCCGGGTCACGGGCGGACTGGACGACACGGTCATCGACGCTTCCGAAGACCCGAAAAAGGCCAATGGCATCAAATTCACCGACTACTCTGCGCGCGCCCTGGCCAAAGCAATGCGGAAGGCGATGGTGCTCTACGAGGATAAAAAGCTGCTGCGCCACTATCGAAATAATGCCATGGCGGCAGACTTCTCCTGGGAGCAAGTCAGCCAGCAGTATCTGAAAGTTTACAAGGTGGCTCTGGACCGTTGACAGGGGAAAAGGCAAGCAATTGAAGGAATCTAAACTAAGTATAACATACATTGTGCGAAACATTGGAACATCGCCCAAACCCAATAAACTTGCGGCTTTGTTCGCGATTATCGATGGCCCCAGCCGAAGCGTTCGCTGATCGGCCAATAGACGAAACAGGATTTGCCGATCACGTTCGTGCGGGAAAAATCTCCCCAGGCGCGCGAATCGAAACTGTTCACCGTGTTGTCGCCCATCACCATGTAGTGATCCGGTCTTACCACGTAGCCTTCCTGCTTGTCTTGGAATAGCGGTGCAAGATGCGGAAAATTGACGTGCCCGGAATAATGACTTTCCTGAGGCGGTTCTTTGGGGTTGAAGGAATAGACGTTCTCGAAGTGTGGCGTGGAAGCGTCCAGACGATTGGTGCGATTGATGGTCAAGTGACGATCGTCGCCGATTTGTACACGCTCACCGCCGAGGGCGACGAGTCGTTTGATATAAAACTGGTCCTGTGGCATGCGCGGATCCTCAATTCCTTTGGTTTCAAAGACGATGATTTCACCGCGCGTTGGATGACGGAAATTGTAGGTGAGGCGATTGACAAAGAGATGGTCGCCAGCGGTCTCCTTGAAATCTATGATGGCTTCGCCTTTGTGGAAGGCATCTCCGACATGGACGCCGGCTCGTTCCGCAAAATGATCGTCCGGCGTAAACCACAACAGGTGCGATTTTTCTCCACCGCGGTATCGCATTGTGATGCGCTGCTTGTTGATGAACCTCAGCACGTGCTCCGGCTCGCCGATCTGAACCAGTTCACCATCGTCCTCCGCAGCCAGATAATGGTAAAATGTGCCGCGGACACAGGCTTGGTAGAAACGAGCGAGTCCGCTGGGGATTTTAATTTCCGGATGCTCCTTGAGATTGGTGGAAGTAACGCCGTAAAGCGTCGGCTGCATCGAACCGGTCGGGATTTTGAACGGCTGGAGAAAAAATGTGCGGATGCTCATCGCCACGGCTACCGCCACGAGGATCACTTCGATGTTTTCCCGGACTGCCGAATGCGGATAGGGCTTGAGCCATTTGTTGGCGACCTTTTCCAGGTTCTCCATTTGTTTTAGCAGTGTCTTATTGTCTTCGTTCGCATCGACTGTCTTCTTTAGTTCCAACATTGCGGCAGTAATCGCCTCAATGGCTGGTGGCGACAGAATATCGCGTTGCGCGTTGAGCAGTTTGGCGACGTGCTTGCGCATTTCGGTCGCGTGCCGAACCGTCTTCGAGAGAAACCATTTCAAATTCATAAATTATGCTTTCAACACTTCGATGAACGCTTCCTGAGGAATGTTGACAGAGCCGAACGATTTCATGCGCTTCTTGCCCTCCTTCTGTTTTTCCAGAAGCTTGCGTTTGCGCGTGATGTCCCCGCCGTAACATTTCGCGGTCACGTCCTTGCGCAACGCGCTGACGCTTTCGCGCGCGATGATCTTCCCGCCGATGGCGGCTTGAATGGCCACCTGGTATTGCTGCCGGGGAATGACCTCCTTCAGCTTCGCGGCGAGCGCGCGTCCCCTGCCCTCCGCCTTGTCGCGATGCACGATGCAAGAGAAAGCGTCCACCGATTCGCCATTCACGAGCATGTCGAGTTTCACCATGTGCGACTCCATGTAACCAGTGTGCTCGTAATCCATCGAGCCAAAACCGCGTGTGATGCTCTTGATACGGTCATGGAAATCAATCAAAATCTCGTTCAATGGGATCATGCTCGTCAACATGACCCGCCGCGAGTCGAGCGTTTCGGTGTGATCCACCACGCCCCGCTTCTCTGAAATCAACGCCATCATGTCGCCGATGTATTCGTTCGGGCAAATCACGAAGGACTTGACCATCGGCTCTTCGATTTTCCCGATGTAGTTCGGTTCGGGCAGATACGCCGGGTTGTCGATCTCCTTCAACGTGCCGTCGGTCAATGTCACGCGATACACCACGCTTGGATACGTGGCAATGATGTCCATGTCATATTCCCGGCGCAGCCGTTCCTGGACGATTTCCAAATGGAGCAGTCCGAGAAAGCCGCAGCGGAAACCAAATCCAAGCGCCACCGAGCTTTCTGCCTGGTACACGAACGCCGAATCGTTGAGTTGCAGCTTGCCGAGGTTGATCTTGAGATGCTCGTAATCCGAGGTGTTGATCGGATAAATGCCACTGAACACCATCGGATGAATTTCCTGAAAGCCCGGCAGCACGGGAGACGGGTTCCGTGAATCCGTCAACGTGTCGCCCATCTTGACGTCCTTCGGGCTTTTGATGTTCGCCGTGATGTAACCAGTCTCACCCACTTCCAGCTTTTCCCGAACATAAGGCTTAGGATTAAAACTACCGACCTCCTTTACCTCGACGGATTTGCCCGAGTGCAATAACTTGACCTGCATTCCCGCCTTCAACTCCCCATTGAAAACCCGCACATGCGTCACTACGCCCTTGTAAGTGTCGAAATAGGAATCAAAACCCAATGCCTGCAACGAAGGCGCGCCAGTCGGTTTTGGTGCCGGCACGCGGGCGACTATTGCCTCCAAAATATCATCGATGCCGATGCCTTCCTTCGCGCTTGCCAGGATGGCCGTGTCACCGGGAATGGCCAGAATATCTTCCAATTGTGTTTTGGTCAGCGCCACATCGGCATGGGGCAGGTCGATTTTGTTGATGATCGGAATGATGGCCAGGTTTTGCTTCATGGCCAGATGCACGTTGGCGACGGTCTGCGCCTCGACGCCTTGCGCCGCGTCGATAATGAGCAAAGCTCCCTCGCACGCACTCAAGCTGCGGGAAACTTCATACGAAAAATCGACGTGCCCCGGCGTGTCGATCAGGTTCAGCTCGTAAGTCTCACCGTTCTTGGCCGTGTAAAGCATCGTGACCGGGTGCGCTTTGATCGTGATGCCGCGCTCGCGCTCTAGGTCCATCGAATCGAGTAACTGCTCCTCCATGTCCCGGGTGGAAATTGTCCCGGTGCGATGCAACAACCGATCCGAAAGTGTCGTCTTGCCGTGATCGATGTGGGCGATGATGCTGAAATTTCTTATGTGCGCCGCGTCCATTACATCTGACTCTGACTCGTAATCTTGATCTTAATCCGGGTGTTGCCCAGCCTGAAGCCGGGAGAGAAGATACTGGTGAATGTTTTGAAGCAAAAGGTTAATCTCGACCCTGGCGACAATCGCCCCCTCCCCTGCCCTTTCCGAAGCGATCGAAGTAAACGAAACGCGATTTCGCGAAGCTCAAAAGAAAGCTTGCTATCCCCAATCGCCTGCTTACCATTCTCCACACTCAAAGCAACCCCTAAAAAATGATTCTTAGGTAACCCCTCTTGAGCAACTGCGGCGGATGCGCGAAAAGCGACAAAGCGGGCAGTGGCGAACTGAAAGCAGAGATAAGCAGTTTCAACCTCAGCTTCCTCCGAGCGATGATTTAGCTCTCGACTGCTCCGCTTTTCGGCGACACACCAACGGAGGGTCTGGCTCCGACACCCCGTCCAAATGACTCATCATCCTAGCCAACCTTCCATCTGAAAGGAGACAATGAAAACGAACGTATTGCACGCACTGATCTCTGTTGTGCTCTTTTCTGCCCCAGCCTATTCGCAAACTGATTTTCCCTTCTTGCGACTTCATAATGGGTAAAGGTTGAGCTTTCCGCAGAAGAACAGGATGCGCGTCCGGTAGTTGTCGAAGCTACGGAAGCCCCGCGCGTTGGATTTGATCATCTGAATCTTCGAGTTCAATCCTTCGGTCACCGCGTTGGTAATCGGATGCCGCAAATAGGTCAGCAGGTTGTCCAGATGGGTCTTCAACATCTTGGCCACCTTGATCAGCGGCTTGAGCCGACTGCGGCTCACCCACCCAAACCACTGCTTGAAAAAACGCCGCGCCGCCCCTTCATACCGGTAGGTCCACAACTTCGTGAACAACTCCTTGGCCGCCCACGCGCGCGCCACCTTCAGGCCGCTATCCCGCAGCGCTGCAAAACTGGCCGCCTGCTCGTCGCTGAAGTTCAGCGGATTATACAGCCACAACTGCCGCGAGCCTTTGAGCGTCTCATCGCCCGCCGCCATCAGTTCCTTGTGCTCGGCGCGCCGCACTTGATCCACCGCTTCGTTCAGATGCGCCGCCACGTGGAACTTGTCATGCACCAACTCCGCCTGCGGTGCCTTGGCCCGGCTGGCGTTCATAAACGGCTCCCACATGTCCACCGCCACCGCTTCGATCTGCTGGCGTTGCTCCGCGCTCAGCGTGTCCCACAACGCCTCGGCCGCCGCCTGCGTCCGGCCCTCCACCACGTCCAACACCCGGCTGGCTTTCAAATCCGTCAGCAGCGAAATATACGACTGGCCCGAACGAAAACTCTTCTCGTCCATCCCTACGTGCAAGAGGGCTTCCAACTCGCGCCGTGACAAACCGCGCTGCACCGCCCGCCGCAGAATGTGATCCACTTCGTCCCACGAGAGTCCCAGCAAACCGGCGGCCTGCTTGACGCTGCGCGCGCACAGCAACACGTCGATGGCAAAACGCTCGAAGAGCCGGCTGAACCGTCCGCCCGGCTCCGCCCAGGGCACCGCCAGGGTCTTGACGCCGTCGGTCGCGCAGTCCACCCGCGGCACGCGTGCCCGCAGGATCGTTTGAAACTGCATCGTGTCCAGATGCCGCCACGTGCGCTGCGGCGCGTAGTCGTAGAGCGTGCAGGCTTGGCCGCAGACCGGACACTGAGCCTTTTGGCCTTCGGCCCAGGTCAACTCAATCTCCACGCGCTTTTCGCTCAGTTCCAGCTTCACGTGCTTCACCTGCCAGGGCGATTCAATCCCCAGCAGCAGCCGATAATGTTGGTGCAGTTCGTTCTCTGAAAAAATCATCGGGCCAGCTTGCCGCAGCCCGCTGGTAACTGGCCAGTCTTTCCCACAACGTCCGTCCGGCGGAGTACAGCGGAGCGGAGCGAAGTCCGGCGCGAAGCGGCTTGAATCCCGCATACCCGCGATGCTTGACTGCTCCAGAAGTTGCCAACCGCTTCATTCTTAAAAGCCTTTT
Above is a window of Verrucomicrobiota bacterium DNA encoding:
- the lepB gene encoding signal peptidase I; the encoded protein is MNLKWFLSKTVRHATEMRKHVAKLLNAQRDILSPPAIEAITAAMLELKKTVDANEDNKTLLKQMENLEKVANKWLKPYPHSAVRENIEVILVAVAVAMSIRTFFLQPFKIPTGSMQPTLYGVTSTNLKEHPEIKIPSGLARFYQACVRGTFYHYLAAEDDGELVQIGEPEHVLRFINKQRITMRYRGGEKSHLLWFTPDDHFAERAGVHVGDAFHKGEAIIDFKETAGDHLFVNRLTYNFRHPTRGEIIVFETKGIEDPRMPQDQFYIKRLVALGGERVQIGDDRHLTINRTNRLDASTPHFENVYSFNPKEPPQESHYSGHVNFPHLAPLFQDKQEGYVVRPDHYMVMGDNTVNSFDSRAWGDFSRTNVIGKSCFVYWPISERFGWGHR
- the lepA gene encoding elongation factor 4 is translated as MDAAHIRNFSIIAHIDHGKTTLSDRLLHRTGTISTRDMEEQLLDSMDLERERGITIKAHPVTMLYTAKNGETYELNLIDTPGHVDFSYEVSRSLSACEGALLIIDAAQGVEAQTVANVHLAMKQNLAIIPIINKIDLPHADVALTKTQLEDILAIPGDTAILASAKEGIGIDDILEAIVARVPAPKPTGAPSLQALGFDSYFDTYKGVVTHVRVFNGELKAGMQVKLLHSGKSVEVKEVGSFNPKPYVREKLEVGETGYITANIKSPKDVKMGDTLTDSRNPSPVLPGFQEIHPMVFSGIYPINTSDYEHLKINLGKLQLNDSAFVYQAESSVALGFGFRCGFLGLLHLEIVQERLRREYDMDIIATYPSVVYRVTLTDGTLKEIDNPAYLPEPNYIGKIEEPMVKSFVICPNEYIGDMMALISEKRGVVDHTETLDSRRVMLTSMIPLNEILIDFHDRIKSITRGFGSMDYEHTGYMESHMVKLDMLVNGESVDAFSCIVHRDKAEGRGRALAAKLKEVIPRQQYQVAIQAAIGGKIIARESVSALRKDVTAKCYGGDITRKRKLLEKQKEGKKRMKSFGSVNIPQEAFIEVLKA
- a CDS encoding ISL3 family transposase, producing MIFSENELHQHYRLLLGIESPWQVKHVKLELSEKRVEIELTWAEGQKAQCPVCGQACTLYDYAPQRTWRHLDTMQFQTILRARVPRVDCATDGVKTLAVPWAEPGGRFSRLFERFAIDVLLCARSVKQAAGLLGLSWDEVDHILRRAVQRGLSRRELEALLHVGMDEKSFRSGQSYISLLTDLKASRVLDVVEGRTQAAAEALWDTLSAEQRQQIEAVAVDMWEPFMNASRAKAPQAELVHDKFHVAAHLNEAVDQVRRAEHKELMAAGDETLKGSRQLWLYNPLNFSDEQAASFAALRDSGLKVARAWAAKELFTKLWTYRYEGAARRFFKQWFGWVSRSRLKPLIKVAKMLKTHLDNLLTYLRHPITNAVTEGLNSKIQMIKSNARGFRSFDNYRTRILFFCGKLNLYPL